The Manihot esculenta cultivar AM560-2 chromosome 1, M.esculenta_v8, whole genome shotgun sequence genome has a window encoding:
- the LOC110619499 gene encoding kinesin-like protein KIN-14F encodes MPQETNCGSIFTSPCKNLRGLKTSVSNNEASFSEEIINDYELAQRKAEEAASRRSQAAEWLRQMDQGASATLPKNPSEEEFCLALRNGLILCNVLNKVNPGAVLKVVENPILAVQSTEGAAQSAIQYFENMRNFLVAVKDMKLLTFEASDLEKGGSSSKVVDCILCLKGYYEWKQAGGLGVWRYGGLVKIVSLPKESPSSLVGSESADESVDGSECSQYEQLLDFLHLSNEVSMEESKIANALAFLFDHFGLGLLQAYLRESNGIEELPLNAMVIDALLSKVVKDFSALLVSQGTQLGLFLKKILKGDIGFLSKSEFIEAISQYLRQRTKMVSSDFSKFCVCGGKQEAVCHTVSHPFVQTEQTDLHQKQLEELRMYYKLTRREVKHMQADWKEELSRLEHHIKGLEVASTCYHQVLEENRQLYNQVQDLKGTIRVYCRVRPFLSAQSNVQSTVDYIGENGNIMIVNPLKHGKDARRIFSFNKVFGTSVTQEQIYIDTQPLVRSVLDGYNVCIFAYGQTGSGKTYTMSGPDLTSEETWGVNYRALRDLFQITKARADFMKYEVGVQMIEIYNEQVRDLLVSDGSSRRLDIRNNSQLNGLNVPDASWIPVSSTQDVLDVMVIGQRNRAVGATALNERSSRSHSVLTVHVHGKELVSGSILRGCLHLVDLAGSERVDKSEAVGERLREAQHINRSLSALGDVISALAQKSAHVPYRNSKLTQVLQDSLGGQAKTLMFVHINPEVNAIGETISTLKFAERVASIELGAARSNKESGEIRELKEEISNLKEMLERKEAELEQVKVGNTRTTAESQRARPVSPFYMPRYGANANLKTETCRRENDEVRSSEPRSCSSGKQRRSRFPSALTDKETAGPKIASAVEESLSSSAKLRTSPSPPVRRSISTDRGSLIRGRTKAEIFDNQPVAKVPFPARVPVSKSIVAMPVITSTDNSSKVPYISPQEASKQNNISDTLFNLQKISSRKVFPEHEEEQFRQALNIRQGGIRKNKNESKVKAKHQLPAKIQKSDMLSDMDAIEKNEEPRKSDFSEPENDHLLPESPVLGALKLKKLQKSFSRNSQNLEPRGVVHAVEPLLAGKLENKLPNNAIRNAKEVGNTSTPEFRRSRSTPRGKFLILP; translated from the exons ATGCCACAAGAAACAAACTGTGGTTCAATTTTCACCTCTCCTTGCAAGAACTTGAGAGGATTAAAGACTTCCGTTTCCAATAATGAGGCTTCCTTTTCTGAAGAGATCATCAACGATTATGAACTGGCTCAAAGAAAAGCTGAAGAAGCAG CTTCAAGGAGGTCTCAAGCAGCAGAATGGTTAAGGCAGATGGACCAAGGTGCATCAGCAACGCtgcccaaaaatccctctgagGAAGAGTTCTGCCTTGCATTAAGAAATGGTCTCATTCTTTGCAATGTTCTCAACAAAGTCAATCCTGGTGCTGTCCTCAAG GTGGTGGAAAATCCAATACTTGCAGTGCAGTCAACAGAAGGAGCAGCACAGTCTGCAATTCAGTATTTtgaaaacatgagaaattttTTGGTGGCTGTTAAAGACATGAAGCTCTTGACTTTTGAAGCATCAGACTTGGAGAAG GGAGGCTCATCAAGCAAGGTTGTGGATTGTATTCTGTGTCTGAAAGGATATTATGAGTGGAAGCAGGCTGGGGGACTTGGGGTATGGAGATATGGAGGGCTTGTGAAGATTGTATCCTTGCCAAAGGAGTCTCCATCTTCCTTGGTTGGCAGTGAAAGTGCTGATGAGTCAGTTGATGGATCTGAATGTTCACAATATGAACAACTATTAGATTTTCTCCATCTTTCTAATGAAGTTTCAATGGAAGAATCAAAAATTGCCAATGCTTTGGCTTTTCTTTTTGATCACTTTGGACTTGGTCTTCTACAAGCTTACCTTAGAGAGAGCAATGGGATTGAAGAGCTGCCTTTGAATGCAATG GTGATAGATGCTTTACTCAGTAAGGTAGTTAAAGATTTCTCAGCATTGCTTGTTTCTCAAGGCACACAG CTTGGCCTATTTCTGAAGAAAATACTTAAGGGTGACATTGGTTTCCTATCGAAGTCTGAATTTATAGAAGCCATCTCACAATATCTTAGACAAAGAACTAAAATGGTATCAAGTGATTTCTCCAAATTTTGTGTCTGTGGTGGCAAACAAGAAGCTGTTTGTCATACTGTTAGTCACCCTTTTGTTCAGACAGAGCAAACTGATCTTCATCAGAAGCAGCTTGAG GAGCTAAGAATGTATTATAAACTGACAAGACGAGAAGTAAAACATATGCAAGCAGATTGGAAAGAAGAACTCAGTAGGCTTG AGCACCATATCAAGGGTCTTGAAGTTGCATCCACCTGTTACCACCAAGTTTTGGAGGAAAATCGTCAACTTTACAATCAAGTCCAAGACCTAAAAG GAACGATCAGGGTCTATTGTAGAGTGAGGCCCTTCTTATCAGCGCAATCAAATGTACAGTCAACTGTAGATTACATCGGAGAAAATGGTAATATCATGATTGTCAATCCTCTTAAGCATGGCAAAGATGCAAGAAGGATATTTTCTTTCAACAAAGTGTTTGGAACAAGTGTGACACAAG AGCAAATATATATTGATACTCAACCATTGGTCAGATCTGTCCTAGATGGTTATAATGTTTGTATCTTTGCATATGGGCAAACTGGATCAGGGAAGACATATACAATG AGCGGTCCTGATTTGACCAGTGAGGAAACATGGGGTGTGAACTACCGAGCTCTTCGCGACTTGTTTCAGATTACAAAGGCAAGAGCAGATTTCATGAAGTATGAAGTTGGAGTTCAAATGATTGAAATATATAATGAACAAGTGAGAGACCTATTAGTTAGTGATGGATCAAGCAGAAG ATTAGATATACGTAACAATTCTCAATTAAATGGACTTAATGTACCTGATGCAAGTTGGATTCCAGTTTCAAGTACTCAAGATGTCCTTGATGTGATGGTGATTGGTCAGAGAAATCGCGCAGTCGGTGCAACTGCTCTAAATGAACGAAGTAGTCGTTCACATAG TGTTTTGACAGTTCATGTTCATGGAAAAGAGTTAGTTTCTGGTTCCATCCTTAGGGGTTGCCTTCATTTAGTGGATTTGGCAGGAAGTGAAAGAGTAGATAAATCTGAAGCTGTAGGTGAGAGATTGAGAGAAGCTCAACATATTAATCGATCTCTTTctgcacttggagatgtgatcTCTGCTCTTGCACAGAAGAGCGCGCATGTTCCGTATAGAAACAGCAAGCTTACACAAGTCTTGCAGGATTCTTTAG GTGGACAAGCTAAAACATTGATGTTTGTGCACATAAACCCTGAAGTTAATGCTATTGGGGAGACAATTAGCACTCTCAAATTTGCAGAGAGAGTCGCTTCTATAGAACTTGGGGCAGCTCGATCAAACAAAGAATCTGGCGAAATTCGAGAACTTAAAGAAGAG ATTTCAAATCTTAAAGAGATGTTGGAAAGGAAGGAAGCTGAGCTAGAACAAGTAAAAGTGGGAAATACTAGAACCACAGCAGAATCTCAAAGAGCAAGACCTGTTTCTCCATTCTATATGCCAAGATATGGTGCAAATGCCAACTTAAAAACTGAAACTTGCCGACGAGAAAATGATGAAGTTAGAAGTTCTGag CCAAGAAGTTGTTCTTCAGGTAAGCAACGGAGGTCAAGATTTCCTTCAGCACTCACAGACAAGGAAACTGCAGGGCCAAAGATTGCTTCTGCAGTTGAAGAGAGTCTATCAAGCTCTGCAAAGCTGAGGACATCACCATCTCCTCCTGTTAGGAGGTCAATCTCCACAGATAGAGGATCTCTCATTAGGGGCAGGACCAAAGCTGAGATATTTGACAATCAACCAGTTGCAAAAGTACCCTTTCCAGCTAGAGTACCTGTCAGTAAATCTATTGTTGCAATGCCAGTAATCACATCAACTGATAACAGCTCAAAGGTTCCATATATAAGTCCACAAGAAGCATCTAAGCAGAATAACATCTCTGATACATTGTTTAACCTCCAAAAGATTAGCTCCAGGAAAGTATTCCCAGAACACGAAGAGGAGCAGTTTAGGCAAGCTCTTAATATAAGACAAGGTGGCATtagaaaaaacaaaaatgaaAGTAAAGTTAAGGCAAAACATCAATTACCTGCAAAGATTCAGAAGTCCGATATGCTTTCTGACATGGATGCTATTGAAAAGAATGAGGAGCCAAGAAAGAGCGACTTTTCAGAGCCGGAAAATGATCATTTGCTTCCTGAATCTCCAGTACTGGGTGCTTTGAAGTTGAAGAAGCTTCAAAAGAGCTTCTCAAGGAACTCTCAAAATCTTGAACCAAG AGGAGTTGTGCATGCTGTGGAGCCCTTATTGGCTGGGAAGCTTGAAAACAAGCTTCCAAATAATGCAATTCGGAATGCCAAGGAAGTTGGCAACACATCTACTCCTGAATTCAGGAGGAGTCGATCTACCCCTAGAGGGAAGTTTTTGATTTTACCTTga